From Amphiprion ocellaris isolate individual 3 ecotype Okinawa chromosome 10, ASM2253959v1, whole genome shotgun sequence, one genomic window encodes:
- the scp2a gene encoding sterol carrier protein 2: MALRKTNRVFVVGVGMTKFDKPGARENYDYPDMAKEAGQKALADAGIPYSAIEQACVGYVYGDSTCGQRAIYHSLGLTGIPIINVNNNCSTGSTALFMARQLVQGGLADCALALGFEKMERGSLSAKFMDRTNPMDKHMEVMINRYGMAAAPAAPQLFGNAGREHMEKYGTKPEHFAKIAWKNHKHSTNNPYSQFQDEYSLEQVMTSRKVFEYLTLLQCCPTSDGAGAAVLASEAFVRKHHLENQAVEIVAQEMVTDLSSTFDENSCIKTVGYDMTRLAAKKCFESAGLKPSDVNVVELHDCFSANELITYEALGLCAEGKAGELIDRGDNTYGGKFVVNPSGGLISKGHPLGATGLAQCAELCWQLRGLAGRRQVPGAKLALQHNIGLGGAVVVTLYRMGFPQEERSYITAVPASAGSNLEGFKAYPVFKEIEKQLQQDGEKLVKKVGGVFAFKVKDGPGGQEETWVVDVKNGKGSVSNDPGKKADCTLSMSDQDLLDLMTGKLNPQTAFFKGTLKISGNMGMAMKLQNLQVTPGKAKL, from the exons ATGGCTCTTAGAAAGACCAACAGAGTGTTTGTCGTCGGTGTGGGAATGACAAAG TTCGACAAGCCTGGAGCCCGAGAGAACTATGACTACCCTGATATGGCCAAAGAAGCAG GTCAAAAAGCTCTAGCAGATGCAGGAATCCCATATTCTGCTATTGAACAAGCTTGTGTTGGATACGTCTATG GGGACTCCACATGTGGACAGAGAGCCATTTACCACAGCCTGGGTCTGACCGGGATCCCCATTATCAACGTCAACAACAACTGCTCCACGGGCTCCACGGCTCTCTTCATGGCACGTCAGCTGGTTCAGGGAG GTCTTGCTGACTGTGCACTTGCCCTCGGGTTTGAGAAGATGGAGAGGGGCTCGTTGTCCGCAAAG TTTATGGACAGAACCAATCCTATGGACAAGCACATGGAGGTGATGATCAACCGCTATGGGAtggcagcagcaccagcagcaccacAGCTGTTTGGCAACGCTGGCAGGGAGCATATGGAGAAGTATG GCACAAAGCCAGAACACTTTGCCAAGATTGCCTGGAAAAACCACAAGCATTCCACCAACAACCC GTATTCCCAATTCCAGGATGAGTACAGTTTGGAGCAGGTGATGACATCCAGGAAGGTGTTTGAGTATCTGACTCTGCTGCAGTGTTG CCCTACATCTGATGGAGCTGGAGCGGCAGTTTTGGCCAGCGAGGCCTTCGTCAGAAAACACCACCTTGAGAACCAGGCAGTGGAGATTGTGGCCCAAGAGATGGTGACCGACCTCTCCTCCACATTTgatgaaaacagctgcattaAGACG GTGGGATACGACATGACTCGGTTGGCGGCTAAAAAGTGTTTTGAGAGTGCCGGTCTGAAGCCGAGTGATGTGAATGTGGTCGAGCTGCACGACTGCTTCTCAGCTAATGAGCTCATCACATATGAAGCCTTGGGGTTGTGTGCAGAGG GGAAAGCTGGAGAGCTGATTGACAGAGGGGACAACACATACGGAGGCAAGTTTGTGGTCAATCCCAGTGGCGGTCTCATCTCTAAGGGACATCCTCTCGGTGCCACAG GTCTGGCCCAGTGTGCTGAGCTTTGCTGGCAGCTCCGAGGGCTGGCTGGCAGGAGGCAGGTCCCAGGGGCTAAACTGGCCTTGCAGCACAACATTGGCTTAGGAGGAGCTGTCGTTGTCACACTTTATAGGATGGGTTTCCCACAGGAGGAAAG ATCCTACATAACTGCAGTTCCTGCCAGTGCAGGCAGTAATCTGGAAGGGTTCAAAGCTTATCCTGTCTTCAAAGAGATTGAAAAGCAGCTACAGCAG GATGGAGAGAAGCTTGTCAAGAAGGTTGGTGGAGTGTTTGCTTTTAAAGTGAAGGACGGCCCAGGTGGACAAGAGGAAACTTGGGTTGTGGATGTGAAAAATGGCAAAGGTTCTGTCAGCAATGACCCAG GTAAAAAGGCAGACTGCACGTTGTCCATGAGTGACCAAGATCTCCTGGATTTGATGACAGGAAAGTTGAACCCACAAACG GCGTTCTTCAAAGGGACTCTGAAGATCAGTGGGAACATGGGCATGGCCATGAAGCTGCAGAACCTCCAGGTTACACCAGGCAAGGCCAAGCTGTGA
- the czib gene encoding CXXC motif containing zinc binding protein, giving the protein MVKFGLQFKATLENVTKVRPLGDDFRWFLKLKCGNCGEIPDKWQYITLVESVPLKGGRGSASMVQKCKLCARENSIDILGDTITPYNAEDNERFKTMVQFECRGLEPVDFQPQAGFAAEGAESGTQFPEINLLEKDWTDYDEKVSESVGIYEVTHQFIKC; this is encoded by the exons ATGGTG AAGTTTGGGCTTCAGTTTAAAGCCACCTTGGAGAATGTCACCAAGGTGAGGCCGCTGGGTGACGATTTCCGCTGGTTTCTGAAG CTGAAATGTGGAAACTGTGGCGAGATCCCGGATAAATGGCAGTATATAACCCTAGTG GAAAGTGTGCCTTTAAAAGGAGGGAGAGGCAGTGCCAGCATGGTGCAGAAGTGTAAACTCTGTGCCAGGGAAAATTCAATCG ATATCCTGGGGGACACAATCACACCATATAAT GCCGAGGACAACGAGAGATTTAAGACAATGGTGCAGTTTGAGTGTCGAGGTCTGGAGCCTGTTGACTTTCAACCACAA GCTGGCTTTGCTGCAGAAGGAGCAGAATCTGGGACACAGTTTCCTGAAATCAACCTACTAGAAAAG GACTGGACGGACTACGATGAGAAAGTCAGCGAGTCGGTGGGAATATATGAGGTCACGCACCAGTTCATCAAATGCTGA
- the uck2b gene encoding uridine-cytidine kinase 2-B — translation MAGDSETHLRDRSENTDIIRQPFLIGVSGGTASGKSSVCEKIMELLGQNKIDHHQRQVVILSQDSFYKVLTPEQKAKALKGQFNFDHPDAFDSELIMQTLRQILQGKTVQIPVYDFVTHSRKDEFITVYPADVVLFEGILMFYSQEIRDLFQMKLFVDTDPDTRLSRRVLRDISERGRELEQVLAQYITFVKPAFEEFCLPTKKYADVIIPRGADNLVAINLIVQHIQDILNGGLNKRHNGCMNGHSTPRQRRTSESSSRPH, via the exons ATGGCCGGGGACAGCGAGACGCATCTAAGGGACCGCAGCGAGAACACCGACATTATTCGGCAACCTTTCCTCATCGGTGTCTCCGGAGGCACCGCCAGCGGCAAG TCGTCTGTATGTGAGAAGATCATGGAGCTGCTGGGGCAGAACAAGATCGACCACCACCAGCGGCAGGTGGTGATCCTCAGCCAGGACAGCTTCTACAAGGTGCTGACTCCAGAGCAGAAAGCCAAGGCGCTAAAGGGCCAGTTCAATTTTGATCATCCAG ATGCCTTCGACAGTGAGCTGATCATGCAGACGCTCAGGCAAATACTGCAGGGGAAGACTGTTCAGATCCCAGTTTACGACTTTGTCACTCATTCCAG GAAAGACGAGTTTATTACGGTGTATCCGGCTGATGTGGTGCTGTTTGAGGGAATCCTCATGTTCTACTCACAGGAAATCAGAGATCTGTTCCAGATGAAGCTGTTTGTTGACACAGATCCAGACACACGGCTGTCACGTCGAG TTCTAAGAGACATCAGTGAGCGTGGCAGAGAGCTGGAGCAGGTGTTGGCTCAGTACATCACGTTTGTGAAACCGGCCTTTGAAGAGTTCTGTTTACCA ACAAAGAAGTATGCGGATGTGATTATTCCACGTGGAGCAGACAACCTTG TGGCCATCAACTTGATAGTACAGCACATCCAAGACATTCTCAACGGAGGACTAAACAAGCGTCACAACGGCTGCATGAACGGCCACAGTACCCCACGGCAGCGACGGACCTCCGAGTCAAGCAGCCGGCCTCATTGA
- the aldh9a1b gene encoding 4-trimethylaminobutyraldehyde dehydrogenase B, with amino-acid sequence MLQRLARLSWRRSAAAAPLAVALRCASSGSVDITVPLNFWAGKRRRGPEKCNTEDVYEPATGRILCHLEPCGPVEVDQAVKAAKSAFGHWSKMSGMERARTMIEAAHIIESRREEIAEMEVVNNGKSITEARLDVDSARLCIEYYAGLASTLAGQHVQLPGGSFAYTRREPLGVCVGIGAWNYPFQIAAWKSAPALACGNSMVFKPSPVTPVTAVMLAEIYAKAGAPEGLLNVVQGGQETGSLLCHHPDVAKLSFTGSVPTGQKIMEMASKGVKPVTLELGGKSPLLIFQDSDLENAVRGALMANFLSQGQVCSNGTRVFVQRDILPEFVEEVVKRTQAIEIGDPLLESTRMGALVSRSHLDKVLSFVDQAKKEGATVMCGGEPFVPSDPKLRGGYYMTPCVLSNCTDEMTCVKEEIFGPVMSVLSFETEEEVLQRANDTTLGLAAGVFTRDVRRAHRVVEHLKAGSCFINNYNITPVEVPFGGFKMSGIGRENGQVTIEYYTQLKTVFVEMGDVDSLF; translated from the exons ATGCTCCAGAGGCTCGCTAGGTTGTCGTGGCGGCGgtccgctgctgctgctcctctcgCTGTGGCGCTACGGTGCGCCTCCTCGGGCTCGGTGGACATCACGGTGCCGCTGAACTTCTGGGCtgggaagagaaggagaggccCGGAGAAATGCAACACGGAAGATGTTTACGAACCTGCAACGG GGCGCATCTTGTGCCATTTGGAGCCGTGTGGCCCTGTGGAGGTTGATCAGGCTGTGAAGGCTGCCAAGTCAGCCTTTGGCCATTGGAGCAAAATGTCGGGGATGGAGAGGGCGAGGACCATGATAGAAGCTGCCCATATCATTGAg agcaggagagaggagaTAGCTGAGATGGAGGTGGTCAACAATGGGAAGTCCATCACAGAGGCCCGTCTGGATGTGGACTCTGCCAGACTGTGCATAGAGTACTACGCAGGACTGGCCAGCACTCTGGCAG GCCAGCATGTCCAGCTGCCTGGGGGATCGTTTGCCTACACCCGCAGAGAGCCTCTGGGAGTCTGTGTCGGTATCGGTGCTTGGAATTATCCCTTCCAGATAGCCGCCTGGAAGTCAGCTCCGGCCCTGGCCTGTG GAAACTCCATGGTGTTTAAGCCATCACCAGTGACTCCTGTGACAGCAGTCATGCTGGCAGAGATCTACGCGAAGGCCGGAGCTCCAGAGGGTCTGCTCAACGTGGTGCAGGGCGGCCAGGAGACCGGCAGCTTACTGTGTCACCATCCTGATGTGGCCAAGTTGTCCTTCACTGGGAGTGTGCCCACAGGACAGAAG ATTATGGAGATGGCATCTAAGGGGGTGAAACCGGTGACTTTGGAGCTTGGGGGGAAATCTCCTCTGCTCATCTTCCAGGACAGTGATCTGGAGAACGCTGTAAGGGGAGCTCTCATGGCCAACTTTCTGTCTCAAGGCCAG GTTTGCAGCAATGGTACAAGGGTCTTTGTTCAGAGGGACATTCTACCTGAGTTTGTGGAGGAGGTGGTGAAGAGGACCCAGGCGATTGAAATAGGAGACCCTCTGCTGGAGAGCACCAGAATGGGGGCACTGGTCAGCCGTTCACATCTAGATAAAGTCTTATCCTTTGTTGATCAAGCAAAAAAAGAG GGAGCaacagtgatgtgtgggggagaACCTTTTGTCCCGTCAGATCCCAAACTCAGAGGTGGATACTACATGACGCCATGTGTATTGA GTAACTGCACAGATGAGATGACTTGTGTGAAGGAGGAGATCTTTGGTCCAGTCATGTCTGTGTTGTCCTTCGAAACAGAAGAGGAGGTGCTGCAGAGAGCCAACGACACCACATTGGGTCTGGCTGCAGGTGTTTTCACCAG GGATGTGAGACGAGCCCATCGCGTGGTTGAACACCTCAAGGCTGGCTCTTGTTTCATCAACAACTACAACATCACTCCTGTAGAAGTGCCCTTTGGAGGCTTCAAAATGTCAG GCATAGGGCGGGAGAATGGCCAGGTAACGATTGAATACTACACCCAGCTGAAGACTGTGTTTGTGGAGATGGGAGATGTGGACAGCCTGTTCTAG
- the zte38 gene encoding zebrafish testis-expressed 38 isoform X2 — translation MAAGKMCLRRNKEETAEWTGLFLNDLKTKQESLVFIKRMMAVAVSSITYLRGIFPEDAYRSRYLEDLCIKVLRENCTTPGANKVVKWMMGCFDALEKQYLQIVFLGVYTNPDEPNCIIESYQFKFRYTEKGPKMDIFRNRSMEMQVTLEDTKKASVLLIRKLFLLMQNLDALPSNVYLTMKLYYYDDITPAEYQPPGFKEGECDSLWFEGMAVHFKVGEVQTAFHTLRVRVSAEQGRVEKLQRGNHLRESRQVPERIPPGKETMKVENDLPSEDESAQFKKPTRPLAKRKPAAKSLARKKRRT, via the exons tggacAGGATTGTTTCTAAACGACCTTAAAACCAAGCAAGAGTCTCTGGTCTTCATTAAGAGGATGATGGCCGTGGCTGTCTCCTCCATCACCTATCTCAGAGGGATTTTTCCAGAGGATGCCTACAGATCCAGATATCTGGAAG ATTTGTGCATCAAAGTTTTGCGTGAAAACTGCACCACCCCAGGTGCCAACAAAGTTGTGAAATG GATGATGGGCTGCTTTGATGCATTAGAGAAGCAGTAT CTCCAGATTGTATTCCTTGGG GTCTACACCAATCCAGATGAACCCAAT TGCATTATCGAGTCCTACCAATTCAAATTCAGATACACTGAAAAGGGGCCCAAGATGGACATTTTCAG GAACAGGAGTATGGAGATGCAGGTGACGTTGGAGGACACCAAGAAAGCCTCAGTGCTGCTCATCAGGAAGCTCTTCTTGCTGATGCAGAATCTGGACGCCCTCCCCAGCAATGTCTACCTCACCATGAAGCTCTACTACTATGACGACA TCACCCCTGCAGAATACCAACCACCCGGCTTCAAGGAGGGGGAATGCGATAGCCTGTGGTTTGAAGGCATGGCTGTGCACTTCAAGGTGGGTGAGGTTCAGACGGCCTTCCACACCTTGAGAGTGCGGGTGTCAGCGGAACAAGGCCGGGTGGAGAAACTCCAGAGAGGAAACCACTTGAGGGAATCTAGGCAGGTTCCTGAAAGAATTCCTCCAGGGAAGGAAACAATGAAG GTGGAAAACGATCTACCTTCTGAAGATG AATCTGCACAGTTCAAGAAACCAACAAGACCTTTGGCAAAG AGAAAACCAGCTGCCAAAAGTCTGGccaggaagaaaagaagaactTAG
- the zte38 gene encoding zebrafish testis-expressed 38 isoform X3 → MVIIGVLDNFKWTGLFLNDLKTKQESLVFIKRMMAVAVSSITYLRGIFPEDAYRSRYLEDLCIKVLRENCTTPGANKVVKWMMGCFDALEKQYLQIVFLGVYTNPDEPNCIIESYQFKFRYTEKGPKMDIFRNRSMEMQVTLEDTKKASVLLIRKLFLLMQNLDALPSNVYLTMKLYYYDDITPAEYQPPGFKEGECDSLWFEGMAVHFKVGEVQTAFHTLRVRVSAEQGRVEKLQRGNHLRESRQVPERIPPGKETMKVENDLPSEDESAQFKKPTRPLAKRKPAAKSLARKKRRT, encoded by the exons tggacAGGATTGTTTCTAAACGACCTTAAAACCAAGCAAGAGTCTCTGGTCTTCATTAAGAGGATGATGGCCGTGGCTGTCTCCTCCATCACCTATCTCAGAGGGATTTTTCCAGAGGATGCCTACAGATCCAGATATCTGGAAG ATTTGTGCATCAAAGTTTTGCGTGAAAACTGCACCACCCCAGGTGCCAACAAAGTTGTGAAATG GATGATGGGCTGCTTTGATGCATTAGAGAAGCAGTAT CTCCAGATTGTATTCCTTGGG GTCTACACCAATCCAGATGAACCCAAT TGCATTATCGAGTCCTACCAATTCAAATTCAGATACACTGAAAAGGGGCCCAAGATGGACATTTTCAG GAACAGGAGTATGGAGATGCAGGTGACGTTGGAGGACACCAAGAAAGCCTCAGTGCTGCTCATCAGGAAGCTCTTCTTGCTGATGCAGAATCTGGACGCCCTCCCCAGCAATGTCTACCTCACCATGAAGCTCTACTACTATGACGACA TCACCCCTGCAGAATACCAACCACCCGGCTTCAAGGAGGGGGAATGCGATAGCCTGTGGTTTGAAGGCATGGCTGTGCACTTCAAGGTGGGTGAGGTTCAGACGGCCTTCCACACCTTGAGAGTGCGGGTGTCAGCGGAACAAGGCCGGGTGGAGAAACTCCAGAGAGGAAACCACTTGAGGGAATCTAGGCAGGTTCCTGAAAGAATTCCTCCAGGGAAGGAAACAATGAAG GTGGAAAACGATCTACCTTCTGAAGATG AATCTGCACAGTTCAAGAAACCAACAAGACCTTTGGCAAAG AGAAAACCAGCTGCCAAAAGTCTGGccaggaagaaaagaagaactTAG
- the zte38 gene encoding zebrafish testis-expressed 38 isoform X1, which yields MRKTNTLKVGETVLPRSKRLCIVLFLKWTGLFLNDLKTKQESLVFIKRMMAVAVSSITYLRGIFPEDAYRSRYLEDLCIKVLRENCTTPGANKVVKWMMGCFDALEKQYLQIVFLGVYTNPDEPNCIIESYQFKFRYTEKGPKMDIFRNRSMEMQVTLEDTKKASVLLIRKLFLLMQNLDALPSNVYLTMKLYYYDDITPAEYQPPGFKEGECDSLWFEGMAVHFKVGEVQTAFHTLRVRVSAEQGRVEKLQRGNHLRESRQVPERIPPGKETMKVENDLPSEDESAQFKKPTRPLAKRKPAAKSLARKKRRT from the exons CGTAGTAAacgtctttgtattgttttgtttttaaagtggacAGGATTGTTTCTAAACGACCTTAAAACCAAGCAAGAGTCTCTGGTCTTCATTAAGAGGATGATGGCCGTGGCTGTCTCCTCCATCACCTATCTCAGAGGGATTTTTCCAGAGGATGCCTACAGATCCAGATATCTGGAAG ATTTGTGCATCAAAGTTTTGCGTGAAAACTGCACCACCCCAGGTGCCAACAAAGTTGTGAAATG GATGATGGGCTGCTTTGATGCATTAGAGAAGCAGTAT CTCCAGATTGTATTCCTTGGG GTCTACACCAATCCAGATGAACCCAAT TGCATTATCGAGTCCTACCAATTCAAATTCAGATACACTGAAAAGGGGCCCAAGATGGACATTTTCAG GAACAGGAGTATGGAGATGCAGGTGACGTTGGAGGACACCAAGAAAGCCTCAGTGCTGCTCATCAGGAAGCTCTTCTTGCTGATGCAGAATCTGGACGCCCTCCCCAGCAATGTCTACCTCACCATGAAGCTCTACTACTATGACGACA TCACCCCTGCAGAATACCAACCACCCGGCTTCAAGGAGGGGGAATGCGATAGCCTGTGGTTTGAAGGCATGGCTGTGCACTTCAAGGTGGGTGAGGTTCAGACGGCCTTCCACACCTTGAGAGTGCGGGTGTCAGCGGAACAAGGCCGGGTGGAGAAACTCCAGAGAGGAAACCACTTGAGGGAATCTAGGCAGGTTCCTGAAAGAATTCCTCCAGGGAAGGAAACAATGAAG GTGGAAAACGATCTACCTTCTGAAGATG AATCTGCACAGTTCAAGAAACCAACAAGACCTTTGGCAAAG AGAAAACCAGCTGCCAAAAGTCTGGccaggaagaaaagaagaactTAG